The sequence below is a genomic window from Phaeodactylum tricornutum CCAP 1055/1 chromosome 14, whole genome shotgun sequence.
GCCGACGGGTGCGGCAACGGGTGCGGCAACGGGTGCCACGAAATCCGGGGCGTACACGTATGTGCTCCCTTGTCCCGCGACCGTGGACTTGATTGTGCCTCCAGCTACCGAGTACACCGAACCGGTCACCGCTTCGGGCGCGACGGCCCCCTCGTCCGCCGTCGCAGTGCGCGGCTCGGGGGGAGGCAACTCGATGTTCATGGTGTCGCCCTTGGCACTCTTCGGTGAAAGGGTAGCCTTCTCGCTCTTGGGTGCCGCAGTACTCTTGGGTACCAAGGAAGCCTTGGGTGCCTTGGTGGACGACGTGGCGACAGGGGCACTGGTGGGTGCGGTCGTCGCGCCAGGAGCGGTCGTAGCGACGGGTCCGGCAGTTGCGGACCCTTCCGTGTCGAAGTTTCCGGCAAAGTAGCCGGTACCGTAGGACTCGACAGTGGCCCCGGTGTTTTCAACCTGGCCATAGTAGTCAGTCTGACCAATCGTTTTCAGCTCGGTATGGTAAACTTCCACGTTACTAGATCCTGCAATGTATCCGTTGGGACCCATGGCAGATGATCTAGTGTTGAAGAATCCCGTCTGTTTGACGGCAGCGTACTGAGAGCTCTCTCCGGGGCCAGCAAAGCCGTTGACGAGAGTTCCGGACGTGGCATTGACCCTTCCGTATCCTTCGACGTTTCCGGTAGCCAAACGGCGAGCACCCTTCAAGCCGCGGCTAGAAGCTCCTGTAGGCTTTGAAGCAGCGTCGGCGTCGGACGCAATTCCGTTGGCAGCACCGTTCTGAAAATTAGCAAACATGTTGTTAGATCCATGTCCACGTACTTGGTAGACGGTCAGGTCAATCGGGGTCGGATCTACAAGGGGAAGACATTCACCAACGCCGAGCAACGCCATGTTAAGCTCACCTTTTGCGACGTCAGATCAATCTGGGTGGCAACCAGAGCACCCATGGCGAGCGCAGTGGTAAAGACTTTGGCAGGGGTAGAGAAGACCATGGTTGTATGTAGGTGGGGAGAGGGATTTCGAGTTGCAACGGCTTGGGTATTGATTGAGGTGTTGGAGATCTCGGGAAGATCAGATTGTGAGTAGGGAAAAACTTGGAAGTGTTGGTCTCCTTTTGGGGGATAGTTGCTTTCAGCGATGCTTTGGTTGGCGAAGTGGCGCCTGCGTGTTATCGGTGTTCGGAACGACCTCGTTAGAGTTTAAGAAACTGTACTGTAGATGCGAACCTGGAGTGCCGGTGTGTGCGTTGCATGGTTTGGATTATAGAGAATTAGACTTTCCTAAGAAACGTGTTGAGCGTTGCGTCGGATGGTAACAACTTTGGAACGGATACTTACACTGAACGAGAATCGGCCATCGCTGATTCGCAAAACACTGGTTGTATTCTTGTTTTCGATTACTGCGCGCGTGTCGATAAGGGTACCGCGCCAACCGGTTTTGGGAGAGATTTCTGCGCGCGAAACGGGACCCGGCGAACGGGACTGATTCCACCGCCACGtctgtcacagtcaatcaatcAGTCCATCCACGGCAGGCGTCACATCGAAAcggttgacagtgaggtgTGACTCCATTGGAGACGTGTaccttcactgtcaaggaaTAGAACCGAGTTTGGTCAAGGTCGGGTCGCCCATGGTCACCGAAACGTTATTCTCCGGCACGAAAAGGTAACTCTTTTCCTCATTGCGATCGCAAGCAGACGTGGAATCAAAGACAGGAACCCGTTCACCCGTCCGAAATATGGTCGGACCACGAAATCGGTAGGAATTGGACTGCCGAATAGAGTTTTTCGCCATGATCGCAATTCATCTCGTACGAAGATTCTTTATCGCACCGTCTTGGTCTCCGTTAGAACTGCTGCAGATTACAGTATTTCCACGTTGACATACACCGAACCGCTGTCGTTTGATTCAGAAATAAAAGACCTTTAGCGGAACCGCACTGTAGGCTGTTCAGACCAGCGAACGCTCTCGTCGTTGCTGACGACAGACCCCCTTACAGGTATCACAGACGAAGGAACACGACCGGCTTGAACACAGCGTTCGCGCTTCGTCGTACTAAGGTTCTACTTTTATGCAGAGCTTTCCGTCGCAAGTTATGTAAGGCGCTTCCTATCTGTGGCTCGGTTCCAGTCCACATCCCCCTACTGTGCTGGGAATACCCAAACGATCACGTTGgcgttgctgctgttacTTTTTTGTCCATGTTGATTTTCTGTCGTCGGGAGGAACTGCATCCGAGGTGTGGTCGCTGGCCTGCCGTCTTGCATGAGATATTTCTTCTCCTTGGTAGTCCGTAGAGATTGCCCCTTTACGCATACACCTGGAAGATCGGTCCTTTTTTACCAGGCCGAGGTGTAGTGTAAAGTTCTGACAGTATTGCGTCATGCAATTACGCTTTTCAATTGGGTGCATTAGTGAAATAGGCGAGGGGTGTCCCGAACATTTAAGTTTTACTGTTGTTCCTTCTCTATAGTCAAAACACACTCCGTGAGTAGCTATAGGTTGATATATACATCATGGGAAGAGAAAGATATTGCTTGTTAGTAGCATACTTCAGAGTGGCGTAGAAAGTGGTGTGGCCGTCGTCGTTAGCGACACTTGATATGGACGTAATATTTTGACGGTATTTCAATGGCTCACACGCGTTGCCAAAGCAGACAGACACAAATGGAAAGCCTCAGACACTTGCTTTGAGAATGTGCTAGCCGAGGTCGCTTTCGGGATCAAAATCGTGGATTGTTCCCTGTCTGATCGAGCAGAGGCCGCCTCGCAACTTTCTTTCATTTTCACAACCAAAGTGTTCGGTGTTGCTACCAAGGAATTTTGCCTTGGCGTCTTGGCCCTGGTTGCCACAAACATCACTATCATCTCAATACAAGAAGGGCCTTCTACTCCTTAGTTTGCAACCTATCCTAAAGAGGTGTAACCGGATCTAGTAAGAGAAATCTTCGTCTTTGGGGATGTTTGGACCACCAGGATAACTGCCACAGTGATAGGAAGGGAGCACTGTCTCATCCAAGCTCTATATGAGTGAATGTCTGAGACAACGATCAACGGATTTCCTAACTCGGGGAAAGCTGTGGATAAGTAAAAGTCAAGATGGAGCTTTCAATAGATCGCCGTCTCCACGGATTTTGCAGGACTACTCGTGTCGATACCCTAAGAGGACTAGCTGGAACGCTAGTTGGGGCCCGTTGCGGCGGATAATCACTTTCCAATGGCAACTCATCGTGTACGTGCCGAACAACAAAGGTCCGCTGAATAAACCCCAAGCACAAAGCACTCGCTGTACAAGCCTAATTCGATTGCAACGCCTGCGGGAACGTCCGCAACACGTCGTATATCGAACTCAGCAGCTGACACTGAAGCGTACCTTGTAACATTTCGGTATCGCGCGTTGCGTCCAACCATTCCGCCAACGATACGGCGGGGTTGCGTCGCTCCAGCGCGCGCAAGGTGTTCATCTTCTGTTTGCGGGCAGTCAACGTGACGAGGACAACCAACGGTAAAGTCGGCTTGAGCGGATCTGGAACGTGAACGGTATGGGGGGCGTGTTCCCACAACGCACGAACGTCCGGCATGGCTTTGTTCCAATGCAGGGCTACGTGGATAGGCAAACGGCCTCGGTTGTCTTTCACAGCAGCCAACGCCGGACAAGTGCGTAAGAGAGGGATCAGCATACCGTCACGTTCTTCATGAATCGGGTTGGGAGCGGCAGCCCACAGGTGCAACACTGTGGCGCCAGTGTCCGGAACAATGTACGAAAGCTGCTCGGGAAACAAACAGACTACCAAACGAGCGAGACGCTCCGGACAAGACCCAGTTGATGCCAGAAAGGGGACAATAGGCAACACGGCGGGAGTAGAGGCAACTTTGCTCTCCCTAGCGCTAGCGCTCGACTGCACGTTTTCGCCCCGTGCCCCGTCCAACAGAATCGTCAAGGCCCACCAGAAGCGAGCGACAACGTAGACAGCGTCGGGGATAGTCTCATCCATTGCAAACGTAATGTTCTGAATACTGGCTTGCCGTTGGCGCTGTATACAAATCTGCAAAAGATGTAAGTGGTGCGGTGAGGCTAGAACTTGATCCAGTGCCGCTGGAAAGCGGGCCACAAAGGGCGCCGGAGGCGGAGCCGGCCGTGTGCCATAGTCAGTGACAGTTCGGCCGGCACCCGCTGTCGACGGCGTTGGGTGCGCCCACGTGGCCCAAAAGGTATCAAACACGGAATCGCCACCGGAATCTCGCTTGCGCACAAGATTGCGACGGGCTTGGTCCGTTTGGGACGCTTGTTGAACGAGCCAGCGCCACCAGTTGCGTGCGGCGGTGTTGGTTGTGCACGGATACGGCACATTTTGCAATCGTGATTGTCGTTGTGCAAGCTGGCGTTCGACAACGTTGGCAACAAAGCGCACGTTCCATGGCTGGTGTGCATCGTCATCGCCGACATATTGCACCCAGACCAACATGCGTGCGGCGACGTGTAGGGCGGTCATACCACACGAGACCGGCATCCACAAGATATCCTCCACGGCAACTTCTGGTCCGGCGGAAATGACAATTGTGTCGGTGGAGGCCGAGGCTAACGCTTCGTTTAGCGAAGAGCTTCTTGGATTGTAGAGCAGGGTAGGCAAGGCTTCCAGCGGAGTCGGTGCCTGTGATGAAGGCCGGTGTTCCTGTTGCTGTAGAACGCGATGAACTAAGCGAGCGGTGTCCCGAACGGATCGGTTAGTATGCGAGGCTGCGGCGATTTGGTGGATTTGATATTCTTGATCTCCTTTCCGATGATCAGACGGGATGCCCGATCTTACAACGGTAGGAGGAGTCTGTTTGGTAGTCGGTTGGGACGAGTACGGAGCAGCCAAGGTACTCGACGTCGACAGTGTCTGCTGCTCCTCGTAGACGATAGGGCCGGATGCTGCGGTAGAAGGGTTTGATGGACAACAGTACGGTTGTCGTCCATCAATGTAGGCTTGAATCATATTCTGCACTTGTGTGCCTTGTGGGGCAGTCAGGATTGGAGGTGACAACGATCCCATTGACACCTACCAACGATGAAACTTATCGGTGACGATCAACTACCTCGGGAATGGGATAGATGCGGGTTTTTCTTGCCGGCTCCTTCTTCTCAATATTGTTGGAGAAATCCGATTAGCGAAGTCTTTAACAACGCCATCGGCGCCGGCGTGATTCTCTGGATTCTTTCTCACTGTACAGAAATCATCGTGTGCGATCGATTCCGAAAGTTCGCTCGCGGCATGAAACACGTGCTTCGTTCGTTCTACCCAATCGAGAAGACGTTTGATCgatcattcacagtcagagtcaCACTTACCATTCCATTCGCATTCACGGTAACAGAAAAAACCATCTTTTCGAAGTAGGGTTCGGGGCTAATATGATACCAGCAGAAATGGAAATCGTTGTACTGTCCCCTATTATATACGGTAAACGGTCTCGTACTGACTTCTACTCGCCGTTGTAGATTCTGAGAATAAGCGATACTCTAAAACCATAAGTATCCTTCCCCGAAACGGTTACCATCGGAACTAACGCTCACCATTTTCGTAAGATCATACATTTCAGCGACTGTGCAGTGCTTTCAACGCACACACCGGCACTCCAGGTTCGCATCCACAGTACAGTTTCTTAAACTCTAACGAGGTCGTTCCGAACACCGATAACACGCAGGCGCCACTTCGCCAACCAAAGCATCGCTGAAAGCAACTCTCCCCCAAAACGAGACCAACACTTCCAAGTTTTTCCCTACTCACAATCTGATCTTCCCGAGTTCACCAACACTTCGATACCCAAGCCGTTGCAACTCGAAATCCCCTCTCCCCACCATACATACAACCATGGTCTTCTCTACCCCTGCCAAAGTCTTTACCACAGCACTCGCCATGGGTGCTCTGGTTGCCACCCAGATTGATCTGACGTCGCAAAAGGTGAGCTTAATATGGCATTGCTCGGCGTTGGTGAATGTCTTCCCCTTGTAGATCCGACCCCGATTGACCTGACTGTCTACCAAGTACGTGGACATGGATCTAACAACATGTTTGCTAATCTTCAGAACGGTGCTGCCAACGGAATTGCGTCCGACGCCGACGCTGCTTCAAAGCCTACAGGAGCTTCTAGCCGCGGCTTGAAGGGTGCTCGCCGTTTGGCTACCGGAAACGTCGAAGGATACGGAAGGGTCAATGCCACGTCCGGAACTCTCGTCAACGGCTTTGCCGGCCCCGGAGAGAGCTCTCAGTACGCTGCCGTCAAACAGACGGGATCCTTCGACATCAGCTCATCTGCCACGGGTCCCAACGGATATATTGAAGGATCCAGTAGTGGGACGGTTTACCATACCGAGCTGAAAACGATTGGTCAGACTGACTACTATGGCCAGGTTGAAAACACCGGGGCCACTGTCGAGTCCTACGGTACCGGCTACTTTGCCGGAAACTTCGACACGGAAGGGTCCACACCTGCTGGACCCGGAGCCACCACTGCTCCTGGCGCTACGATGGCACCCACCAGTGCCCCTGTCGCCACGTCGTCCACCAAGGCACCCAAGGCTTCCTTGGTACCCAAGAGTACTGCGGCACCCAAGAGCGAGAAGGCTACCCTTTCACCGAAGAGTGCCAAGGGCGACACCATGAACATCGAGGTGCCTCCCCCCGAGCCGCGCACTGCGACGGCGGACGAGGGGGGCGTCACGCCCGAAACTGAGACCGGTTCGGTGTACTCAGTGGCTGGAGGCACAATCAAGTCCACGGTCACGGGACAAGGGAGCACATACGTGTATGCCCCTGGACCTGGATAGTCTTGAAGATTGGTGCCTCGGAAGGACAAGTTGGCAGCGCTTCTggttccatttttgttggTGGCGCTGGCAACTACAGCGGAATTGCGCCCAACGCGAGCGACTATTACTTTGATAGCGCTAACAACGATGGTGACGCCGTAGGTGGATCTCAAGTTGACAGCTCGGCATCCGCTTCTGGTTATGCGAATGATTTTGCTGCGGATGCTTATGCCAGTGGATACAGTGCCCAGAACGGAGTTTTCGGAGCGTACGCGAACGGACCGAGTGCTGGTGAATACTTGCCTGGCGGTAACGCGAGTATTGCCATGGACTCGTATACTACGTTCGGGGTGTCCGGAGAGGCGGCGGCTTCTAGTCCGTAAGCCGACGATGTCTGCTGACACGCAGCCGTTGAGTGATAGCGTGGCTCCTCGTTACAATACTGCTACAACTACCCATCTCACTCCTCGGGTTTGGTGGAATCAAGAAACACGAAACTGTAGTCAATGTAGTAGTTAAAAAGTGAATAATTGTGAATTTGTCTGGACTGTTGTCATCCTTGCGAAGAGTCGCTATCACGACCTTCTTACAGTACAGCTAACATAGCGTATCACACGGCTAAATGTAAGAGTTTTCTCAGGTATACGCTTTTCCCGATTGTATCGTTGAGTCTGTTTCTTTGTGGTGAACTACTGTTAAGTTTTGACAGACTCCTTTTTGAATGGGACAATAGGGAAGGCAAGGATCTCAGAAAATTGCTTATGTTTCGAGAGCTTCTCTTTCACTCGCTTCTCTCCTCGGCATGTCATGCATGAATTTTTCATTGAGTATATTGAGATGCTTGTCATTGACTGAGAATGGTGTGCTAAGTACTCAATAGTCACAATATACAGACGCAAATCTAATCCGGAAAGGACAAAAAAATTTGTGTCATCGTCTGTACCACGAAGCCTTTAACCTGCTAAAAGCTAATGCCACTTCTCTGGGAATCGTTGAAGTTGCGCTTTTCTAAGCAGTCTGAGAGCAGATAGGAAAAGGTAAACAGCGCGACCTGCTAACCGGCGTTTGCACAGCAGTCAAGGTTCGATCCAAAGTCTCATCCATTCGACAGGTGATTGTTCACTTTAGCTTTTGTAAGCATTACCCGGTGGTTTCGGTCGTATAAAGACAAATAGTCGTCAAGGACAACAGCTTTGGGGTTCTAATCGTCGGCCGGCAGCACAATGCGAGGTGTATTGCGAAGCTATCCGACTTTCCGCTGTCTGGCGTTTCCTCGAGCAAGTGTGGCAGGAGCACCACCCCTTTGTCGCTCGATTCGAAAGAAAAATTGAAAAGTTGTGATGATTTGCGAAACGTTCGTCGAGTAGGTAGTTCTTGACCGTCAATTGTGAAGTAGCGAACGCCTTGTTCGAGCCTGTCGTTTTATTTGCCCTGTGGTCCAGTTCATGGCGTCTCTCGTCAGTATCCGCTACTGTGTCGGTTGCGCTCAGTAGACGCAAAGACATCGAGACCGGTTCCGTTTGGCCCTTAGTAGCCCATGGTACTTTCGGCGGTGCCCATGGCAATCCTTGGAACAACCCAACCTCACTGGAGAGATAGTCACCAGCGTTAACGACGGACTGGATTGGTCAAGTCCAGGTGTACCGCTTTTCGTTTCGGACTACTGTGTGGACGCTCCACATGTTTCTGCCTTTGTTTCTACGTCGTCCACATGCCTTCCCGACGAGAGAAACACAGTCGGAAGGCCGTAATAGAGAGTGAAGTATGCACGACCGCTTTGGGCCCAACACCGTACCCACCTACTAGAATTACTTCGTTTGTTTCCCAGTGTTCCAATCCACCAAGTCAGGCTCTAGAGCCACGTCTCCCACTTTTCGGTGCGAAGTATGTATGGACTGGCTCGACGAACCCGGACGGCGAGGCGCCACTGTGCACAACCAATCCCGCTCTCGTTGGTTCCGTGTCGGACAGAACCGCGTGTTTCGCATACCATCAATTGTTTGTTGGACCGTCCGTCACCGGCACAAGCAACTGGGAATCGCTGAGGATTCCCAACAGTCAACGGTacaacagtaactgtaactgtaactgtaactgtaaaagtaAATGATAACTGCAAATCGCAATCGCGAGTTTGGGTCGTTTGCCTGTCAGCCTCGGATTTTACTTGTCTGACAAGCGCACGTTCAGAGTCAGAAATAGAAAATCGACGAGACCACCCAAGGACAGACAAACTGACGGACCAGAAATCAGCGATGGCCAGAATCCGTTAACTATCCTAATGCATAGAAGGATTCCTTTAAATATCTTTCCCGAAACGGTTAC
It includes:
- a CDS encoding predicted protein; amino-acid sequence: MALLGVGECLPLVDPTPIDLTVYQVRGHGSNNMFANFQNGAANGIASDADAASKPTGASSRGLKGARRLATGNVEGYGRVNATSGTLVNGFAGPGESSQYAAVKQTGFFNTRSSAMGPNGYIAGSSNVEVYHTELKTIGQTDYYGQVENTGATVESYGTGYFAGNFDTEGSATAGPVATTAPGATTAPTSAPVATSSTKAPKASLVPKSTAAPKSEKATLSPKSAKGDTMNIELPPPEPRTATADEGAVAPEAVTGSVYSVAGGTIKSTVAGQGSTYVYAPDFVAPVAAPVAAPSEGVSGSSIGASEGPEGGALALTTVGGAGIYQGYATASPGGGASVTSSSYASGSANDFAADASAAGDLAQVGSASAYADGPTSGVYLPGGNSSMYMDSYSTFGVSGEATAPAP
- a CDS encoding predicted protein — encoded protein: MIQAYIDGRQPYCCPSNPSTAASGPIVYEEQQTLSTSSTLAAPYSSQPTTKQTPPTVVRSGIPSDHRKGDQEYQIHQIAAASHTNRSVRDTARLVHRVLQQQEHRPSSQAPTPLEALPTLLYNPRSSSLNEALASASTDTIVISAGPEVAVEDILWMPVSCGMTALHVAARMLVWVQYVGDDDAHQPWNVRFVANVVERQLAQRQSRLQNVPYPCTTNTAARNWWRWLVQQASQTDQARRNLVRKRDSGGDSVFDTFWATWAHPTPSTAGAGRTVTDYGTRPAPPPAPFVARFPAALDQVLASPHHLHLLQICIQRQRQASIQNITFAMDETIPDAVYVVARFWWALTILLDGARGENVQSSASARESKVASTPAVLPIVPFLASTGSCPERLARLVVCLFPEQLSYIVPDTGATVLHLWAAAPNPIHEERDGMLIPLLRTCPALAAVKDNRGRLPIHVALHWNKAMPDVRALWEHAPHTVHVPDPLKPTLPLVVLVTLTARKQKMNTLRALERRNPAVSLAEWLDATRDTEMLQASALCLGFIQRTFVVRHVHDELPLESDYPPQRAPTSVPASPLRVSTRVVLQNPWRRRSIESSILTFTYPQLSPS
- a CDS encoding predicted protein encodes the protein MVFSTPAKVFTTALAMGALVATQIDLTSQKNGAANGIASDADAASKPTGASSRGLKGARRLATGNVEGYGRVNATSGTLVNGFAGPGESSQYAAVKQTGSFDISSSATGPNGYIEGSSSGTVYHTELKTIGQTDYYGQVENTGATVESYGTGYFAGNFDTEGSTPAGPGATTAPGATMAPTSAPVATSSTKAPKASLVPKSTAAPKSEKATLSPKSAKGDTMNIEVPPPEPRTATADEGGVTPETETGSVYSVAGGTIKSTIGASEGQVGSASGSIFVGGAGNYSGIAPNASDYYFDSANNDGDAVGGSQVDSSASASGYANDFAADAYASGYSAQNGVFGAYANGPSAGEYLPGGNASIAMDSYTTFGVSGEAAASSP